A DNA window from Leishmania donovani BPK282A1 complete genome, chromosome 25 contains the following coding sequences:
- a CDS encoding aminopeptidase P1, putative — protein sequence MNPYVATVAEWERLSKRINLRPVANIVQDMMPPEKNVQRMYVRPVEFCGATCQERRAAILAELEKKDCDLIILSALDEIAWLTNLRGGDV from the coding sequence ATGAACCCGTACGTCGCCACGGTGGCGGAGTGGGAACGGCTGAGCAAGCGGATCAATCTGCGTCCTGTGGCAAACATCGTTCAGGACATGATGCCGCCGGAGAAGAACGTGCAAAGAATGTACGTGCGTCCCGTTGAGTTCTGCGGTGCCACCTGCCaggagcggcgcgccgcgatTCTCGCAgagctggagaagaaggACTGCGACCTGATCATTCTCTCCGCACTGGATGAGATCGCGTGGCTCACGAatctgcgcggcggcgacgtg
- a CDS encoding aminopeptidase P1, putative: MRSSLVARAPYLVPAESAGLGVHIATSFFLA, encoded by the coding sequence ATGCGGAGTAGTCTTGTTGCACGTGCCCCGTACCTTGTGCCCGCAGAGTCCGCTGGACTCGGCGTTCACATAGCCACTTCTTTTTTCCTGGCCTGA
- a CDS encoding tagatose-6-phosphate kinase-like protein, whose translation MGSPLIAVVGPNPAFQKTLTFDELRVDEVNRATTVHSYTGGKGTNFCRASACYKECPHFCRTVLHTFVGGKTGERVIDLLHQEGIAVYAVTVPAETRTCITCLDTQNSTMTELIEPSAAVPEDAAKEMDRALLKALEHAGGMAIMGSLPDGSSPDLYTRWTEMAAAAQKPVLIDAGKGIEASLKVPGAHSILKVNMEELNKLTGQSTPESAFEYAMQMWTVRVLAVTDGPRSAYIQERGRPLQVIHLPKVDGVVSPLGAGDTADAVFLAEYIHGTTPVEAFRLALAAASANCLQKEAAVFAQHEMRRIADGITIR comes from the coding sequence ATGGGCTCACCATTGATCGCGGTGGTCGGGCCCAACCCGGCATTCCAGAAGACGCTCACCTTTGATGAGCTTCGCGTCGATGAGGTGAACCGCGCCACAACGGTGCACAGTTACACGGGTGGCAAGGGCACCAACTTCTGCCGCGCCTCTGCGTGCTACAAGGAATGCCCGCACTTCTGCAGGACTGTATTGCACACATTTGTCGGTGGCAAGACAGGTGAGCGTGTGATCGACCTGCTCCATCAGGAGGGTATCGCGGTTTATGCTGTTACTGTGCCGGCAGAGACACGAACCTGCATCACCTGCCTCGACACCCAGAACAGCACAATGACGGAGCTGATCGAGCCCTCGGCGGCTGTACCGGAAGATGCTGCAAAGGAAATGGACAGAGCACTCCTCAAGGCGCTCGAGCATGCGGGTGGCATGGCGATCATGGGCAGCTTGCcagacggcagcagccccgACCTCTACACCCGCTGGacggagatggcggcggcggcgcagaagccTGTTCTCATCGACGCCGGCAAAGGGATCGAGGCTTCGCTGAAGGTGCCAGGCGCCCACTCGATCCTGAAAGTGAACATGGAGGAGCTGAACAAGCTCACGGGTCAGTCCACACCGGAGAGTGCGTTCGAGTACGCTATGCAAATGTGGAcagtgcgtgtgctggcCGTCACCGATGGCCCTCGCTCTGCGTATATCCAAGAGCGGGGCCGGCCTCTTCAAGTTATCCACCTACCAAAAGTGGACGGCGTGGTGAGCCCGCTCGGGGCCGGCGACACGGCCGATGCCGTTTTTCTCGCCGAGTACATTCACGGCACAACCCCGGTAGAAGCGTTCCGGTTGGCCCTGGCTGCGGCGTCCGCCAACTGCCTTCAAAAGGAGGCCGCCGTCTTTGCGCAACATGAGATGAGGCGTATCGCCGACGGCATCACGATCAGGTGA
- a CDS encoding histone H4, translated as MAKGKRSTDAKGSQRRQKKVLRDNIRGITRGCVRRMARRGGVKRISSEVYEEVRRVLKAYVEDIVRCSTAYTEYARKKTVTACDVVNALRKQGHILYGYA; from the coding sequence ATGGCCAAGGGCAAGCGCTCCACTGATGCCAAGGGCAGCCAGAGGCGCcagaagaaggtgctgcgcgacaacaTCCGCGGCATCActcgcggctgcgtccgccgcatggcgcgccgcggtggcgtgaAGCGCATCTCGAGCGAGGTCTACgaagaggtgcgccgcgtgctgaaGGCCTACGTGGAGGACAttgtgcgctgcagcacggcctaCACCGAGTACGCGCGCAAGaagacggtgacggcgtgcgATGTTGTgaacgcgctgcgcaagcaagGCCACATCCTGTACGGCTACGCGTAA